A region from the Sorex araneus isolate mSorAra2 chromosome 6, mSorAra2.pri, whole genome shotgun sequence genome encodes:
- the PDLIM4 gene encoding PDZ and LIM domain protein 4 isoform X2, translated as MSLSVTLRGPSPWGFRLVGGRDFSAPLTISRVHAGSKAALAALCPGDLIQAINGESTELMTHLEAQNRIKGCRDHLTLSVSRPEGRSWPAAPEDSKAQAHRILIDPEAQDGSPATSRRSSITGIGSEDSRSTLGSPYGQPPRLPAPHNGSSDATFLAQMNNLHVSPPHSADPARGLSRSRDCVDMGSEVYRMLQEPAEPSSAEPKQSGSFRYLQGMLEAGEGGAPSSRRATSSTTPSASCAATAA; from the exons ATGTCCCTCTCCGTGACCCTGCGCGGCCCTTCGCCCTGGGGCTTCCGCCTGGTGGGCGGCCGGGACTTCAGCGCGCCCCTCACCATCTCGCGG gtccaTGCTGGCAGCAAGGCTGCCctggctgccctgtgccctggcgACCTCATCCAGGCCATCAATGGGGAGAGCACCGAGCTCATGACGCATCTGGAGGCCCAGAACCGCATCAAGGGCTGCCGTGACCACCTCACACTCTCTGTCAGCAG ACCCGAGGGCAGAAGCTGGCCCGCTGCTCCCGAGGACAGCAAGGCTCAGGCACACAGGATCCTCATCGACCCTGAGGCCCAG GATGGCAGCCCAGCCACCAGCAGGAGGTCCTCCATCACTGGCATTGGGTCCGAAGACAGCAGGTCAACCCTGGGCTCCCCTTATGGGCAACCGCCTCgtctcccagccccccacaacGGCAGCAGCGACGCCACCTTCCTGGCACAGATGAACAATCTGCACGTGTCACCGCCCCACAG CGCTGACCCTGCCAGGGGCCTCTCACGGAGCCGCGACTGCGTGGACATGGGCTCTGAGGTGTACCGGATGCTCCAGGAGCCAGCCGAGCCCTCTTCAGCAGAGCCCAAGCAGTCAGGCTCCTTCCGCTACTTGCAGGGCATGCTGGAGGCCGGCGAGGGGG GGGCACCATCGTCAAGGCGCGCGACAAGCTCTACCACCCCGAGTGCTTCATGTGCAGCGACTGCGGCCTGA
- the PDLIM4 gene encoding PDZ and LIM domain protein 4 isoform X1 — MSLSVTLRGPSPWGFRLVGGRDFSAPLTISRVHAGSKAALAALCPGDLIQAINGESTELMTHLEAQNRIKGCRDHLTLSVSRPEGRSWPAAPEDSKAQAHRILIDPEAQDGSPATSRRSSITGIGSEDSRSTLGSPYGQPPRLPAPHNGSSDATFLAQMNNLHVSPPHSADPARGLSRSRDCVDMGSEVYRMLQEPAEPSSAEPKQSGSFRYLQGMLEAGEGGERPGSGGPRNLKPAASKLGAPLGGLQGLPECTRCGHGIVGTIVKARDKLYHPECFMCSDCGLNLKQRGYFFLDERLYCENHAKARVKPPEGYDVVAVYPNAKVELV, encoded by the exons ATGTCCCTCTCCGTGACCCTGCGCGGCCCTTCGCCCTGGGGCTTCCGCCTGGTGGGCGGCCGGGACTTCAGCGCGCCCCTCACCATCTCGCGG gtccaTGCTGGCAGCAAGGCTGCCctggctgccctgtgccctggcgACCTCATCCAGGCCATCAATGGGGAGAGCACCGAGCTCATGACGCATCTGGAGGCCCAGAACCGCATCAAGGGCTGCCGTGACCACCTCACACTCTCTGTCAGCAG ACCCGAGGGCAGAAGCTGGCCCGCTGCTCCCGAGGACAGCAAGGCTCAGGCACACAGGATCCTCATCGACCCTGAGGCCCAG GATGGCAGCCCAGCCACCAGCAGGAGGTCCTCCATCACTGGCATTGGGTCCGAAGACAGCAGGTCAACCCTGGGCTCCCCTTATGGGCAACCGCCTCgtctcccagccccccacaacGGCAGCAGCGACGCCACCTTCCTGGCACAGATGAACAATCTGCACGTGTCACCGCCCCACAG CGCTGACCCTGCCAGGGGCCTCTCACGGAGCCGCGACTGCGTGGACATGGGCTCTGAGGTGTACCGGATGCTCCAGGAGCCAGCCGAGCCCTCTTCAGCAGAGCCCAAGCAGTCAGGCTCCTTCCGCTACTTGCAGGGCATGCTGGAGGCCGGCGAGGGGG GGGAGCGGCCCGGGTCCGGTGGTCCCCGGAACCTCAAGCCCGCAGCGAGCAAGTTGGGCGCCCCGCTGGGCGGCCTCCAGGGGCTACCCGAGTGCACCCGCTGCGGCCACGGCATCGT GGGCACCATCGTCAAGGCGCGCGACAAGCTCTACCACCCCGAGTGCTTCATGTGCAGCGACTGCGGCCTGAACCTCAAGCAGCGCGGCTACTTCTTCCTGGACGAGCGGCTCTACTGCGAGAACCACGCCAAGGCGCGCGTCAAGCCGCCCGAGGGCTACGACGTGGTGGCGGTGTACCCCAACGCCAAGGTGGAGCTCGTCTGA